One Candidatus Bathyanammoxibius amoris DNA segment encodes these proteins:
- a CDS encoding tetratricopeptide repeat protein has protein sequence MFIATYLTAGFNQSGWSGCHTAYAGEAEAYLVQGNDFVRRGDLEDAVECYSRAIELKPDYVDAWNSKGNVLYGLGRYEEALKCYNKAIELDAKYTFAWNGKGNVMDSLNRHEEALKFYNKAIELDPVYSHAWYNKGQVLESLKRYDDALECYDKAIEFDPGNATIWYDQGNIYVQLKKYGSALVCYERALDINPRFNAVWNNKGAALTGLERYEEALECYDVVLKENPDNKSAWQNKGVVLEKMGRHEEAEECFVRALNE, from the coding sequence ATGTTTATTGCAACATACCTGACGGCAGGGTTTAATCAATCGGGGTGGTCCGGATGTCATACTGCGTATGCGGGAGAGGCCGAGGCGTACCTGGTGCAGGGAAACGATTTTGTCCGGCGCGGCGATCTGGAGGATGCCGTGGAATGTTATAGTAGAGCCATTGAGTTAAAACCGGACTACGTCGACGCGTGGAACAGCAAGGGCAACGTGCTGTATGGCCTGGGGAGGTATGAAGAGGCACTGAAGTGTTATAACAAGGCCATCGAGTTAGATGCGAAATACACCTTTGCCTGGAACGGTAAGGGCAATGTAATGGACAGTCTGAACAGACATGAAGAGGCCTTGAAATTTTATAATAAGGCGATTGAGTTAGACCCCGTATACAGTCATGCCTGGTACAATAAGGGACAGGTTCTCGAGAGTCTGAAGAGATACGACGATGCCCTGGAGTGTTATGACAAGGCGATTGAGTTTGACCCCGGTAACGCCACTATTTGGTACGACCAGGGAAACATCTATGTCCAGTTGAAGAAGTATGGAAGCGCCCTGGTGTGCTACGAAAGGGCCCTGGATATAAACCCGAGGTTCAACGCCGTCTGGAACAACAAGGGGGCCGCACTTACGGGACTGGAAAGGTATGAAGAGGCGCTGGAGTGTTACGATGTGGTGCTCAAGGAGAACCCTGATAACAAGAGTGCATGGCAGAATAAAGGAGTGGTGCTGGAGAAGATGGGACGCCACGAAGAAGCGGAAGAGTGTTTTGTCAGGGCGTTGAATGAGTGA
- a CDS encoding tetratricopeptide repeat protein, with translation MTASLHRRCTRIVVSALFSLGVIMSLQTSVRAGDAREWYIFGNNKSAQGRYEEAVEYYDKAIAADPGFAHAWNNKGNALSILKRYNEALECFGKVLEINRDDVHALSGRANVFTQLNRNDEALESIDRALAVEAKHDYIWFNKANILFNMKRHDAALDAYGKAVEINPNFVNAMLGKASALSALKRYDEALECYDQAIEVAGPEVIASFYEKATLLNQLNRYEEALEHYDMVIQLEPSFDDAWHEKAHMLEKLGRDGEARECLKEHEEVNSGHHGG, from the coding sequence ATGACGGCTTCCCTGCACAGACGCTGTACCCGCATCGTAGTATCGGCCTTATTCAGCCTGGGCGTTATTATGTCGCTCCAGACATCAGTCCGTGCCGGAGATGCCAGAGAATGGTACATTTTTGGGAACAACAAGTCCGCACAGGGCAGATATGAGGAAGCCGTTGAGTACTACGACAAGGCGATTGCCGCCGACCCCGGGTTTGCGCATGCGTGGAACAACAAGGGCAATGCCCTGAGCATACTGAAGAGGTATAATGAGGCCCTGGAGTGTTTTGGCAAGGTGCTGGAGATAAACCGGGACGACGTCCATGCGTTAAGTGGAAGGGCAAACGTATTTACCCAGTTGAACAGGAACGACGAGGCACTTGAGTCCATAGACAGGGCGCTGGCAGTCGAGGCAAAACATGATTATATCTGGTTCAATAAGGCAAATATTTTGTTCAATATGAAGAGGCATGACGCAGCGCTTGACGCCTACGGTAAGGCCGTAGAAATCAACCCTAACTTTGTCAACGCCATGTTAGGGAAGGCAAGTGCACTCTCTGCGCTCAAGAGGTACGATGAAGCGCTGGAGTGTTATGATCAGGCCATAGAGGTTGCGGGTCCTGAGGTTATTGCGTCATTCTATGAGAAGGCGACCCTGCTGAATCAACTGAACAGGTACGAGGAGGCATTGGAGCATTATGATATGGTGATTCAACTGGAGCCGTCCTTTGATGATGCATGGCACGAAAAGGCCCACATGCTGGAGAAATTGGGCCGTGATGGGGAGGCGAGGGAATGTCTCAAAGAGCACGAGGAAGTAAACTCAGGACATCATGGGGGGTGA